Part of the Tetragenococcus koreensis genome, GCCAAAAAAGTAGGTAGTACAATTGCTGATCTAGTTGAAGAAGCCGAATTGACACAAGAAGATATCGACAATATTCAAGCAGTTCTATGGGAAAAAGCTCCTGTATCAGAGATAGCTTGTAATTGTATTCCGGGTCAGTGTATTTGTAAAGAACATGGAACGGAGGAATAACTAATGAAACAAAAGTTTTCGATTGAAGGAATGAGCTGTGATCACTGTGTAATGCGCGTGGAAAATGCGATCAATGAATTACCAGGGATACAAAAGGTAAAAATCCATTTAAAAAGAAGTAACGGCGTTGTTAAATTTGATGATACACAAGTCAATAGCAATCAAATTGCTAAAAAAATTAACGACACGGGGTATGAAGCTAAAGTAGTTTAAAATGAAACTAACCATCTAAAAAAGCAGGAAACTATGCCTGCTTTTTTTATTAAGTAAAAAGCTTTCATTACGATTAATTGGATCGTTGATGGATCTCCTATTATTTGCTTAACCCCTTAACTGACATCGTGCTGAATTGAAAGTACTATGACTAGTAGAACGTCTTTTCTCGTTAGCCGTTTGGATATTTAATAACGACCGTCTGTTTTTTAAATGTTTTCTTTTTTTACTGTTTGAAACTGTGAAGCAGTCAAATTCTTATGATATAATGAAAATGATGAGAAAAGGAGGGCAGTGCGATGGAACTAAAAAAGCTTGAGGTTCCGACAACTTCCATTACAGAAGTGAAACGCTCACCGATGGAAGTATTTGAACAGGCAAAACAAGAAGGTACTGCTGTATATGTATTTAATCGGGAAAAAGTAGCAGGTGTAATGTTGACGCAGAACCAGTATGAGACGCTATTAAAAGAGCTAGATGAACTTCGCGAGAAGCCATCTGCTACCGCAAGCGTACAAAAAGTGGAAGAAGAAAGTTTTGTTGACGCTGGTTTGGAAGAATTATATCAAAAACTGCAAAAAAGCTTGATGACAGAATCCAGTATTTCAGCAAAAGTCTTGGATGAAAAAATGGTGTCACACGGCTTTATTACTAGAAAAACTGGTTTTGGTGGTGTAACTGATATGATTGATGAATTAAAGAGGACAGAAAAAATTGGGTACCAATTAAGACAAAAACCAGAAGGCAAAAATGTTATTGCTGAGATTGTGGGCAAGCAGGATAAAACGGAGCACTTATTAGATCATGTAGTGATAGAAAAAATATATTTAAAAGCTGTTTAAAAGTGGGGCAAACAATTTGTTTAGCCTCTTTTCTTTTGAAAAAATAAAGAAAAGATTGAGAAATTTTTTAATTTTTCAGATTTTTTAGCTGAATTGTGATAGGATAACAACAACTAGAATTTCAAGTTTACGTTAAAGGAATGATAAAAATGGCAGATGTCACACAAAGATTTAATCCTCACCTAAATCAAATTGCTGTTTCAATGATTCGTCAGTTTGATGAACGCGTCTCAAGTATCCCTAACATTTTAAAATTAACGTTAGGAGAACCGGATTTTAATACGCCTGAGCATGTTAAACAGGCAGGAGTTACCGCAATTGAACAAGACCATAGTCACTATACAGGAATGACTGGTTTGCCTGAACTTAGAAAAGCAGCTGCTGATTTTGTTCAAAAAAAATATCAACTTTCGTATGATTTTCAATCGGAAATATTAGTTACAGTGGGTGTAACAGAAGGAATTGCAGCAAGTCTATTAAGTGTATTAGAAGCAGGTGATAAAGTGCTTTTACCTTCACCGACTTTTCCTGGATATGAACCGATTATTACACTAGCAGGAGCTCAGCCGATTTATATTGATACTAGTGCAAATGACTTTGTACTTTCTGCAGAAACATTAAGAGAGTCTTTACAAAAACACGGGGATCGAGTGAAAGCAGTTGTTTTAAATTATCCAAGTAATCCAACCGGCGTGACTTATTCAAGAGAAGAAGTTAAAGCAATTGCCGAAGTGTTGAAGGATTATCCGGTATTTGTAATTAGTGACGAAGTATATAGCGAACTGACTTATGAAGAACAACATGTATCTATCGCTGAATATTTACGTGAACAAACGATATTGCTTAATGGTTTATCCAAATCACATGCGATGACGGGCTGGCGTTTAGGGTTGATTTTTGCCCCCCAAGAGTTAACAAAAGAAATCATGAAAACTCATCAATACTTGGTAACTTCTGCAGCGACTTCTGTGCAGATGGCAGCTGTTGAAGCACTAACGAAAGGGATAGATGATTCCCTTGTTATGAAAGAAGAATATCGCAAGCGTCGTGACTTTGTTTATCATGAACTACACAACTTAGGTTATGACGTTGCTAGACCTACGGGTGCTTTTTATATTTTTGCTAAGATTCCGGAAGACTGTATTCAGGATTCAATGGCTTTTTGTGTTGATCTTGCTGAAAAAGAAAGTTTAGCGATCATTCCTGGCGCTGCCTTTGGCCCAGGTGGAGAAGGATATGTTCGCATCAGTTATGCTGCGAGCATGGAAAACTTAGAAGAAGCAATGGAACGTTTGAAACGTTATACGAAAAATAATCGTTCTTAATGGATTAGCTTTGAGAAAAACGAAAGACCGTGAGAATCCTAGTTTAAAAGGAATCTTACGGTCTTTTCATATTTAAATGAAGGAACAGGTTAACGTAAACTTTACATTGATTGATGAAAGCTTTACATAAAATTTATCTATGTTTTACACTCGATTGTTAAACTTAAAGTGTCATAAAGAAAGGCATGACATTCTAATCACAATTGCTTTTATAGATGAAAGGAGCACACAATCAATGAAAAAGTTAACAGCTATGTTTGCATTAACAGGAATTTTATTAGCTGGCTGTGCTGGAGGAAATTCTGGAAATACTGAGGGTTCTAAACAAGCAGGAGGCACTTCTCAAGGTCAAACGGAAATTGTTGCCGTTGGTTCCACGGCCCTACAGCCTTTAGTTGATGCAGCGCAAGAATCATTTGTACAGGAAAATCCTGGATACAATATTTCGGTACAAGGTGGCGGTAGCGGAACGGGGTTGAGTCAAGTAGACAACGGTGCCGTAACCATTGGGAATTCGGATGTATTTGCTGAGGAAGAAGAAGGCGTTGATGCAGAAAAATTAGTTGATCATAAAGTAGCCGTGGTAGGTATGGCACCTGTAGTAAATAAAGATGCAGGGGTTGATGAATTGTCCAAACAAGAATTGATTGATATTTTTACAGGGAAAATAAAAAACTGGAGTGAAGTTGGCGGTAATGATCAAGAAATTTCAGTGGTCAATCGTGCTTCAGGGAGCGGTACCAGAGCTACCTTTGAAAAATGGGCACTGGATGGCGCTGAAACTATTCAATCACAAGAGCAAGATTCTTCGGGAACTGTGAAAAAAATTGTTTCAGAGACGCCAGGTTCAATTAGTTATTTGGCATTGTCTTATCTTGATGATTCCTTACAAGAATTAGCAATAGATGGCGTAGAGCCTTCAGAAGACGCAATTGAAACCAATGATTGGGAAATCTGGTCTTATGAACATATGTATACTCAAGGGGAACCTGAGCAAGAAGTTAAAGAATTCTTAGATTACATGGTTTCAGAGGATGTTCAAAAAGGGCCGGTATCAGAGTTAGGCTATCTGCCAATTACTGATATGAAAGTAGAAAGAGATGCAAATGGCGAAGTCACAGATGCAGAATAAGTCCTAACTCGGTTTTCGAATTGGAAATATACAGCTAGTAGAAAACATTAAATAAAGACAAGCAGCTGTCTAAGAGCTTCAGCTGCTTGTCTTTATTATTGTTAGGACATTATAAGCTTGGTAGGGTTACGGTAAATGTTGATCCAACACCTGGATAGCTATCGATTTGAACTTTCCCTCCCAGTATTTCACTGTAATCTTTTACAATTGCAAGGCCCAATCCATTTCCCCCTGAATTTCGCGACCGCGCTTTATCTACACGATAAAAGCGTTCGAAGATACGCTCTTGTTCTTGTTGCTTGATTCCGATCCCATCATCTTGTACTGAGAAAATTAAATGATCATTTTCTTGATAAAAAGTAATATCAATTTTACCTTCAGAAGAAGCATAATGTATGGCATTTTCGATCAAGTTTTTACAGATTGGTTTAAATAGCTCAATTTTAGTGTTAAAAACAAGTTCTTCTGGCCCTGTAATGATCACGTTTAAATGCTTTTCTTGGATGACTGCGGCATAGTCATCCACAATTTTATTAGCAAGGTCAGCAACATTTACGGATGTCGTTACATAGTTTACATCGGTATTTTTGGATGTTTGTATAATTTCTTGAACTAAACTTTGTAAACGATAGGCATCTTTTTGCATGATTTTCAGAAAGGATTCAAGCGTCTGAGGATCGTCTTTAGCACCATCAAGTAAGGTCTCAGTGAAACCAATTAAAGAAGTGATCGGTGTTTTAAGCTCGTGGGAGACGTTTCCCACGAAGTCATTTTGCAATTTCTCTAATTGTGCAATACGGGTCATATCATAAGTAACACCAAAAATACGCCCGGAATCTTTAAATGCACGGATGGTTACATCTAATAAACGTTGTGACGTTGTTGTGCGTATCTCTTTACTTACAACATTTGAATCGCGTGTTTGATAGATCATTTGGACCATTTGTGGATCTGTGATAACTGTAGCAAAAGGTTGATTCAGTTCTATCTGTGTTAAGTTGAACTGCTCAATTAGGGTTTTGTTGATGAATACTAGGTTTCCATTTTCATCAACGATAAACACACCCACCATCAATTCATTTAATAAAGTATAAAATTGTTTTTCAGAGGTGCTCAATGCATAGTAGGTGTGACTCATTTGCTCGCTCAAAACATTGATATTTTGATAAAGCTCTTCCCACTCTGAAGAACGTTGCATGATCATTTTTTGTTGTTGCGGATCTTTGATAATTTGTTTGATAACCGGTAAGATCGTTTCAACCGGTCGATTTCGTCTACGCAAAATGCTAAAAATAATCACTGTCAATATAAGCCAAAAGACAAAATTGACGAGCAGTATTGCTTGTTTCATCTGTTTTGCATCAGGCAAAAAGTTTTGAGTAGGTTCTGCCATGCGAATGATCTCTATGATACCCCCATTTTGTTTGATGGGAATAGCGACATACAACAATTCTTGGTCTAAGGTAGGACTCATACGGACCGAAGTTCCAGAAGGATTTCCTTCTAGTACCGCTTTTATTTCTGGACGTTGTGATCGGCTTCCGGAAAGCTCTGCGTCAAAAGTATCAAAAAGAATTTCTCCATGATTCGTTAGTTGGGTAATCCGTTCATCTGAGTCTTCTACATAATCTGTAGCGATTTCAGCAAAATCTTCTTTCTCATCTGTGGTTAGACGTATAAAAGAGTAGGCTTTTTGCTGCAGGAAATCCTCATGTTGTGTTAATACTTGTTGGTCATAAAAGTTACTGATAAATTGCCAACTGGTAAAAAATAAAAGCAGCAAACCAATCAACCAGCCATTATATACACGTTTCTTTTTATCCATTGCTATTACCCCTGAAATTTATAGCCAAAACCCCGCACTGTTTGGATATATTTCGGATGTTTTGGGTCTTCTTCGACTTTTTCTCGTAAGTGGCTAACATGAACGTCGACAATCCGGTTTTGTCCATCAAAATCAAAATGCCAGATACGGTCTAATAACCTATCCCGGCTGATGACGCGTCCTTTTCTTTTCATAAAATATACTAACAATTCAAACTCTTTTGGTGTTAATTCAATCGGTTTGTCATTAACGGTCACTTGATAATCAGATAGATTACAAACGATGTTTCCAGCACGCAAGATTTCTGTTACCTCTTCATCTTCCTCTGGTAGAAGACGAGGTTCCAAGCGACGCGAAATAGCTTTAATCCTGGCGATGACTTCCCTTGGACTAAAGGGCTTGGTTAAGTAATCATCTGCTCCAATTTCTAGCCCTAAAATTCGATCAATGGATTCATCTTTTGCTGTCAGTATCAAGATAGGGGTATCGATTTTTTCTTGGCGCAGCTTTTTTGTGATTTCAATGCCATCGATAAAAGGGAGCATTACATCTAAAATAATAAAATCAAATGATTGTGTGCTTGCTAATTCGTAAGCTGTTTTCCCATCTTCTGCACTGGTTACTTGATAACCTTCTTTTTCCAAATTAAATGTCAATAAGGTCACGATTGAAGGTTCATCATCAACAACTAAAATTTTTTTCACGATAGCCTCCGTTTCTTGGTCATAGTAAATTTTGACTAGATTATGTTAAAACTTATCTTTATTTTAGCATGAATACGGGCAAAGGACTATTGCAAGCGTTCATTAAATGCTATAATAGAAAGCGACTTTAAAGAACCGTGATTGAAGTTCAACTAGTAACAAATAGGCATAGGATATTTGTTCATGGTCGCCTACTTTATCGATTAAACAGTGCGCTCATTCAAGCGGTCAAAAATCTTTGGTATGATATAAGAGAATTGTTAGCAGAAATTTGTCCAATAACAAAGTGATGAATATAGTTATTTTAGCTCATGAAGTGAAAACTATCGAAATAAGTAGCAGTAAAATTTAAGCGGAGATGAACAGTATGGAAATCGAAAAAACCAATCGCATGAATGCACTTTTTGAATTTTATACGACATTGCTAACACAAAAACAAATGAATTATATGGAGCTGTATTATGCGGATGACTTTTCTTTAGGAGAAATTGCTGAGGAATTTAATGTCAGTCGTCAAGCAGTGTATGATAATATAAAACGAACTGAAAAACTTTTGGAAGATTACGAACATAAATTGTCGATGTATTCAGATTATAGGGTGCGAAATGAGTTGTTAGATCAGCTAGTTGATTATGTAAAAAAGACCTATCCGGCTGATGAAACTTTAGCAAACCTTATACAGGATATCCAAGAAATCGATGAATAAAGAAAGGGATAGAATATGGCATTTGAAAATTTAACTGATCGCTTACAGTCAGCGATGAAAAAGCTGCGTAAGAAAGGAAAAATCTCAGAAGCTG contains:
- a CDS encoding pyridoxal phosphate-dependent aminotransferase, coding for MADVTQRFNPHLNQIAVSMIRQFDERVSSIPNILKLTLGEPDFNTPEHVKQAGVTAIEQDHSHYTGMTGLPELRKAAADFVQKKYQLSYDFQSEILVTVGVTEGIAASLLSVLEAGDKVLLPSPTFPGYEPIITLAGAQPIYIDTSANDFVLSAETLRESLQKHGDRVKAVVLNYPSNPTGVTYSREEVKAIAEVLKDYPVFVISDEVYSELTYEEQHVSIAEYLREQTILLNGLSKSHAMTGWRLGLIFAPQELTKEIMKTHQYLVTSAATSVQMAAVEALTKGIDDSLVMKEEYRKRRDFVYHELHNLGYDVARPTGAFYIFAKIPEDCIQDSMAFCVDLAEKESLAIIPGAAFGPGGEGYVRISYAASMENLEEAMERLKRYTKNNRS
- a CDS encoding putative DNA-binding protein, with the translated sequence MEIEKTNRMNALFEFYTTLLTQKQMNYMELYYADDFSLGEIAEEFNVSRQAVYDNIKRTEKLLEDYEHKLSMYSDYRVRNELLDQLVDYVKKTYPADETLANLIQDIQEIDE
- the copZ gene encoding copper chaperone CopZ, which encodes MKQKFSIEGMSCDHCVMRVENAINELPGIQKVKIHLKRSNGVVKFDDTQVNSNQIAKKINDTGYEAKVV
- a CDS encoding type II toxin-antitoxin system Phd/YefM family antitoxin, which encodes MELKKLEVPTTSITEVKRSPMEVFEQAKQEGTAVYVFNREKVAGVMLTQNQYETLLKELDELREKPSATASVQKVEEESFVDAGLEELYQKLQKSLMTESSISAKVLDEKMVSHGFITRKTGFGGVTDMIDELKRTEKIGYQLRQKPEGKNVIAEIVGKQDKTEHLLDHVVIEKIYLKAV
- a CDS encoding sensor histidine kinase, which translates into the protein MDKKKRVYNGWLIGLLLLFFTSWQFISNFYDQQVLTQHEDFLQQKAYSFIRLTTDEKEDFAEIATDYVEDSDERITQLTNHGEILFDTFDAELSGSRSQRPEIKAVLEGNPSGTSVRMSPTLDQELLYVAIPIKQNGGIIEIIRMAEPTQNFLPDAKQMKQAILLVNFVFWLILTVIIFSILRRRNRPVETILPVIKQIIKDPQQQKMIMQRSSEWEELYQNINVLSEQMSHTYYALSTSEKQFYTLLNELMVGVFIVDENGNLVFINKTLIEQFNLTQIELNQPFATVITDPQMVQMIYQTRDSNVVSKEIRTTTSQRLLDVTIRAFKDSGRIFGVTYDMTRIAQLEKLQNDFVGNVSHELKTPITSLIGFTETLLDGAKDDPQTLESFLKIMQKDAYRLQSLVQEIIQTSKNTDVNYVTTSVNVADLANKIVDDYAAVIQEKHLNVIITGPEELVFNTKIELFKPICKNLIENAIHYASSEGKIDITFYQENDHLIFSVQDDGIGIKQQEQERIFERFYRVDKARSRNSGGNGLGLAIVKDYSEILGGKVQIDSYPGVGSTFTVTLPSL
- a CDS encoding response regulator transcription factor encodes the protein MKKILVVDDEPSIVTLLTFNLEKEGYQVTSAEDGKTAYELASTQSFDFIILDVMLPFIDGIEITKKLRQEKIDTPILILTAKDESIDRILGLEIGADDYLTKPFSPREVIARIKAISRRLEPRLLPEEDEEVTEILRAGNIVCNLSDYQVTVNDKPIELTPKEFELLVYFMKRKGRVISRDRLLDRIWHFDFDGQNRIVDVHVSHLREKVEEDPKHPKYIQTVRGFGYKFQG
- a CDS encoding phosphate ABC transporter substrate-binding protein PstS family protein — protein: MKKLTAMFALTGILLAGCAGGNSGNTEGSKQAGGTSQGQTEIVAVGSTALQPLVDAAQESFVQENPGYNISVQGGGSGTGLSQVDNGAVTIGNSDVFAEEEEGVDAEKLVDHKVAVVGMAPVVNKDAGVDELSKQELIDIFTGKIKNWSEVGGNDQEISVVNRASGSGTRATFEKWALDGAETIQSQEQDSSGTVKKIVSETPGSISYLALSYLDDSLQELAIDGVEPSEDAIETNDWEIWSYEHMYTQGEPEQEVKEFLDYMVSEDVQKGPVSELGYLPITDMKVERDANGEVTDAE